The sequence AGCTTTATAGAAAAAGGAAATTAACTTTTGTGTAGGAGGGTTTAAAAGTATCTTCTCAATTACTGAAAGTGAATATTTGGAAGTAAGTGTAGTATTTCTAAATATATAATCTCTTATTtgcaaaaatctaaaaaaatgttGCCTAGGTAAGTTATATTTTGAGGTTATAATATCGAAGGACAATAGTGATCCCTCCTCAAATAAGTCACCTATTCTACATATACCATAAGCAGGCCAAAGGTCGAAACCAGAGTCCATAGTACTTGGCAAGAACTCTGGATTGTTTAGGATTGGCAAAAGAGGAGAGGTTGTGTCGATCCTATCTTCCAATCTTTGAATAGCACGCCATGCTTTGAGAGTATTACGTACTAAAGGACTATCACACATACAGTAGCTCTCCTCATCTTAGAATTACGgacaaataataaaaagtttTGTAAAGGGCATTTGGACTGTGAAGATTCAAGATCAAGCCAGACTGATTTAGGATCTTCATTAAGCCATTCAACAATGAATCGAAGCTGGCAAGCCAACTGGTACAGTTTGAAATTTGGGAGATCCAAACCGCCCTTTGCACTAGGGCACTGAAGTTTTGATAATTTTAACCTGGGTTTTCTTTTGCTCCAGATAAATGAACTTAACCACCCATTCAACTCTTTTATGACCTTATTAGACAGTAAAATAGGAATCATCTGCATTGGATATAGTAAACGAGGTAGGACATTCATCTTTATCAAGGCAACCCGTCCCAGCCAAGACAGAGGGAGAGTCATCCACCTGGTCAACTCATCTCTAATCTTTTCAAGCACTGGTGTAAAATTGGCTTTGTACAAATTCCTAAAAATAGGGGTTATATTAatacctaaataaataaaaccatccTCGGAATATTTAAAAGGAAAGGAGGAAGGTTGATTCATGGACTTCTCATTCCCTATAATTAAGGCAACagatttagaaaaataaattcCTGAATGAGGTCAACAACCGCTGGCACAGAACTCTTGGGGTCCGAAAGAAAAAGTAACACGTCATCTGCGTATAGGGAGATTTTGTGCCGCCTACCTCCCAGAGACACCCCAGACACAGCTGCACTCCCCCTTATCCTCTGAGCAAATGGCTCCATTGCCATTGCAAAGAACAATGGAGAGAGGGGGCAACCTTGCCTAGTACCTCGAGATAAAGAAAAATGATCAGATCTGTGACCATTGGTAATGACCGCGGAAAGGGGATCCTTATAGagcagtggtcaccaacctttttaagcccaagatccctgacctcgacctttatgaaagacaagatctacttgatagaaaaagacagcccagattgtatttagtatttttttcgtggccaatttagattctgatttatttatttttacaagcaaattggccgaAATGAAGTaaaagaaatgtaatgtatttttgcacttatatttctgttgttttcgcgagctactggaacagtgataaagagcGACCACTGCTATAGAGTATTCGCACCCACTTAATGAAATATTCCCCAAGGCCAAATTTTTCCATTGTGTAAAACAGATACGGCCACTCCACAAGAATCGAAAGCTTTTTCCGCATCCAGGGACAAAATAATAGAGCTAGTACTGAGGTTATGGGAAAGCTCAATAATGTTTAAAAGCCTCCTGACATTATGGGAGGAGCTTCTACCTTTAATAAACCCCGTCTGGTCTTCATGAATAATAGATGGCAGAACCTTTTCCAATCTTAGCGCTAAAATTTTAGATAACAATTTTAAATCTGAATTAAGTAAAGCAATAGGCCTATAGGAGCCACAATTTTCTGGGTCCTtgcccttttttaaaataagagAAATATTTGCCTCGCGAAGCGAggggggcaacctgtcactcaaaaatgaatgaTTAAGCATAGCTAAAAAAGGTGGAACACAAACTGTTAAAGAGGTATGTTTTAtgtacattaaaatattttatatttataaggTAATactttatacatgtatataatACATTACTGTCAGCCAGTGGTGGTTCTGGACCACAGTAATTTGGGAGGGGGCACACTTTAACAATTATCTTAAAGGTATAtttcagcaaaaaaataaaattctgtcataatttactcaccctcaatgttccaaatatgattttcttctgttgaacataaaAGATAAGACAtttctcatgttttttttttttttcatttttttttcatccatactatggaagtcaatgggcaccgaaacatttttgttacaaaaattcttcaaaacatctacTTTTATGtttagaaaagaaaaagaaacttatacaggaacaacatgagggtgagtaaattacagaattttaaccttaaccctttaatattttcaggattattGAAGTCATTTTTAACTGGATCATGTATCACTCTGCAATCTCTACCTGTGAACTAAAATGATTtcaagttcatttatttatttgacaagtGATCTTGTATTGTAGTGTGATAATGGGCACTTGGGCAGTAATGACATAACACATGTTTAATTTCTGGGCATCTGTAAACTTGGCACATACTATAACACAAaacaaattgataaaaaaaaaaaaaatcgaacctGCATTCGTGAACGATCACTACTCAGGTTCTTCATGTGGATTCGCTTCGCTGCATTGGTCGTTGAGTAATTTCATCTTCTTTGTAAAAAGATATCGTGGCACAAAACATTAGCCTACTCTTTTCATCACCACAGCAAAAAATGCATATTGGCATATATTCGCTATATTCTCTGGTATGCTTGTCATTTCTTGTAATGTAATTGATCTGTATTTCGGTTTCATTTTCAGGAACATTACAGAACAAAagattttgtgttttgtgacaGAACCGATGGCAATCGAAAAGGGTACGCAATACATAATACAAAAGGAATTGCAAACTCAATATTCAAGCATAACTGAGAATTATTTAGAGAACtttacaaacaaacaattcaGCCATTGATAAggataaaaatgatttttaaaaaaaacaaacaatagcTACAGCAATATGCTAGTGGTACAAAAACAATGACTAAATGCTTCAACTTCAGCTTTACAGCACTATCTGAGAGTCCCCCCACctattattaacatttaatcCATTATTCTTATTCAGTTTTAATAAAACGAGGACTTTGCCCTTTCAGATAAACCCAATTGTCTTCTGCACATTTATTGCACTGTGTTTAGTCATTGGTCTTATTTACAATTATGTGACCTGCTTCACCCATGTGTCAACACCATTGTTATGCTCATGCTTGAAAACAAATAGACTTCACCATGAAAACAAATAATGGCCAACAAATAGGTTAGGAGTAATTATTCCTTGTAATAGTAAAGGCATACATCTATGTGTTTTAGTAAAGATAACACAAATATGTTATGAAAGCTCAAAATTAGttacagaaaaatataaatgacaGTGTTTTTAACTTTGTTTCATTTGTAGTGACATACTTTCCCTTTGATAATGTGTATGCTTATGCATTATCAAAAACCCTCACAAAGGTTTCTTCCCCTGTGACGGTGGGTCTGTATTCAGAATGTCACAACAGGATCAATATGGTGCTCGAGAACATTGAGGGTAAGTGTGGATACTTTTTTCAAACAACTTAAAATGTCTGACCCTACAAATCCTCCCAGATGTCCTCCAAGTCTTGGAAATTTTGATGATTCTGCCTTTATCTCCTAATTGCAGTGCATATGAATAAAGAGGCAAAAAGTAGAGCGGAGAAGTACACCCAAGAACCAAAGCCTCGCTCAATTATAGCATCTATTTCTAACAAGCTCTCTCTGATTTGGCGGCTCCTCTTCTACCAGCCTGTGTGGACAAAGCAGAACCAGAACACGAAGAACATTCGATTTCTGTTTGTGAGGTTCAGTGCATGGCATTTTGCAGGCAGCGACCTGCTTTGGGCTGCACTGGTAATGCAGTTGTGCACGGCTCTTCAGAACAGCTTTGGTAAGCTCCATCTGGGCCTTTTCCGGATCGTCCAACACAACGAAAAGAAAGATGCAGGGAAGAAGAAGATTGAGGACATTACAGAGAACTGGAGGTCCAAAATGTTGGGCTGCATCCCCATTTGGGTATTAATACTGATAGGATTACCTGTTTCACTCATTGTTCTGGTTCCTCTGATCATATATGGATTTCCTTATCTTTTGACCCTTCTTGGTGGTCCTTCAAATGTGACGTCAAGTGGGTATGGTGTGCTGGAAGGTGTTGCCATCGCTTTACTTGGTGTCCCTGCATTTGGAGTTCTACgattcatatttttgttgttgaagAACCTCCTCTTCAACCAGGACCTTAAGATTAGACAAGGGCTGGACAACAAGAAGGTAAGTCAGCAGCTGGGACTAATGCATGAAGTTCGTAAGGAGATGAGACTGCTGTGCTGCTTCATCTACTTCATGGAGATCTTTGAAAGGAAGAGGATCAGGGTGGTGTTGGAGATCACCAACTTGGATCGTTGCACACCGATGAAAATTGTAGGTGTTTTGGATGCCATCAACATTCTCCTATCTGATGAAGAGAGTCCCTTCATTTCTGTGCTGGCTGTTGATCCAGAAGTCCTGGTTAGGCAGGTCCAACAGGCAGAAGACTGTCTTAGCAAAAGAGACTCGGCATATGACTTTCTAGATCGTATAATCACACTGCCCTTTACCATACCTCCATTATCTGATGCATCAAAGTCCAGGGTCTTTAAAAACATTGTACTTGGTCAGTCTGAGAACCCTGAAGACATTCCTCCTGAAGAGACTGTAGAATATGCTTCAGGACATCCCAGGACATCGTTTTCTGCTGAAGATGAATATTCTGTACTTTACAGTACTGAAgaagtttttattaatatcccTTTGATTTCAAAAACGAGAAACTTTGAAACCTTTGCTGCAGAAGAACTTAATCTAAACAAAGTGGACACTTTAATCGAGTCTGCATTTTCTTGCATCTTCTCAAGAGATAAAAGCAAACTTCAGTCATATATATCTGGTGACACCATGTCAATGAGACGAGTGATTAACTCAATTCGAGTAACTATTATGATTATAGAGATCCAGAAATTGGAGCCTCCCCCTCCAGAGAAAATAGCAGCCTGGGTGGTTTTAGTGGACCGCTGGCCTTGCAGATTAAGTTggattattcaatgtgttgaagATGACCAACAAAGTGCAAAGATAGATGAATCATTCTGTGCTGCTTATAATACCAAGACACTATGGGAAGTGTTCAATTACAACAGTCTGGAGCTCTGCATCATTGGATATGAGGTGGAGAACTTTCTGGAAAACGATGGAGACCCTGAGCTGTTTGAGACTTTCCTTAGGAAAGACTTTGTGTTCACTGTAGAGGAGTTGGAAATGTTTAAGTTTTGCACAGTGAACTTAAATTACTCTATGAAGAATGAGCTGACCAGGGTTCGTGGGAGCCACAGACTGAAGAAAGCAGGGAGGAATGCTTTCCAGTCCCTATCATCACGAACTGTGATGAACATGAAAACTGAAGATATTTGTCAAGAGGTTtgtaagaaaaaagtcagttCTGACATAGCACcctttacattatatatatgtataatcaAATGTGTGGGGTTGGTAAGGTTTGTTATAATGATTGTTTAATGAAAGTCTCTTATTTtgctttaaattttaatatattttttaaaaattgaatttaatggaaaagccattactccagttttctgTGTCACAAGAtccctcagaaatcattttaatgtgcCGATTTAGTGCTTGAAatttttttatacaattatacCCCTAACTTTGAACAATAAAAGGATATATATCATTCTTTATTTAACCAGGTTAAAAACTCTTTGAGATTAAAATCTCTTTTACAAGAGTGACCTGGCCAAGAAGGCAGCAACAATAATATAAACGTACAAATAcacatcaaaaacaaaaaagcacaaTCAAGGATCACAACAGTTAAACACTAACTCTTACTTTAAATCTGTTACTAGTTAATCTCATTTAGCttaaagatattttgtaaattattcCAAGCAGTAGAAGCCTTATatttaaagtcttttttttttcctagctCTGTTCAAACTTGAGGAACTTTAAGATATAACAAATTGTTTGAACGAAGATTGTAGCAGACTTTTGCATTAGAAAAGCTGAGAGACAAATAAGATGGAGCTAAAGCACAAATAGacttataaataaaacaatagcaATTAAAAGTTATTTGAGTATGGCAACTCAGCCTTATCATATAAAGTGCAATGATGTGCTTGAAAGATATAACCTGTATTAAAATGTAAAGCACTATGATAAACGGTATCGGTATCAAGTTTTTCTAAGTAATGCACTGGGGCATTCATATAAATCAGATCTCTGTAATCCAACAGTGGTaaaaaaataccaaatatttcCTTGcactaaaagaaaataaagatcTGTTTCTGAAATAAAAACCCAATTTAAGCTTAAGTTTATAAAGTAGTTGttaattaaatttttgtttATAGAATGTGTTGAAcagtgtgggtgtgtgtgtgtatatatatatatatatatatataaataatacacacacacacacacacacacagccctcTTTAAGTTTTGGGACAGTAAACAGTAAAGACATAATTGCTCTGTTAGCTGTGGTGCCAAGACATCTATAAATATGATTACAATATTAATAAGGGGCAGAAGTACAGAATGTCAGATTGTATTACTGACGGTTCcaacacaaaatgttttgaagCACTTTTAGAGTTTCATCCCTCTGCCTAATGTGAGCATAAGAATTGGAACAGTTTAACTTAAAGCAAATGCTGAAGTGTAAAAGctaatatttaattgtaaatcCCTTGCAAGTAATCACAGGAGCAAGTCTGTGACCCATAGACATCACCAGACTGTTGGTTTCACACTTTGAAATGCTTCTCCAGGCATTTCATACAGCCATTGCAACGGTTGCTTGTTTTAGGGAGTTTCTGCCTTTAGTCTCCTCTTCAGCTGCTGAAATGTTTGTTCAATAGGATTTAAATCTAGAGATTGACTTCCAAATTGATATGgtcttttatataaatatgtgctTTGTTTCCTTTTAGCTGAAAAATCTAAGCTTCCCAGAGAAATACCTTAAAACGGTAAGGAAACATTTTATAGATGGCAGAACAATCCTCTTCGGTGACCCTAAAGAGCTCAGGAAAGTCCTGCAAATGACTCTGGGAGAATGGACAGCTTTTAAAATTCATTTCCTAGGGGTCATGACTCCAAGCATGGCAAAAACTCAAGACGAACCCTGAAGTGGTCATATGCCCATCCGGCGTTGGCCAGTAAGCAGTACAGCTGACCTTGAGGTTTGCATCCTGTGTATGCATTCAGTGGACTAAgattgcttttgttttttgattgtttttattctctttctccatctatttgtgtattaagaaaaaaaacgtCCTTGCTATGAGCATTTTACTGAAGAAACTGTGACTTGACACAGCACTTACTATTATACTCAAGTTGATTTGATTGCTTCTACTGgagaaaagcgtctgctaaatgactaaatgtaaatgtacaccAGTAAATCTGACTATACTAATGACTAATGATGATACTTAAAAATAGAGCTTTGTTATGCAGAAAACTCTTTCCGTATTCAAACAAATCACATTTGTATGCATTAATTTTAATGagaaaagtatgttttatttgGCTTAACTATTAAGATTTTGCAATGACTCTATGAAACTATTCCTGAATGTAATTTCTGTAtgaatacaaatttaaaaaaacaaaggcACTTATTCCCACACATCCATCACTGAGACCCCATAATAATATCACCATTCATCAGGTTAATACTGTCTGACCAACAATACGATCTGTGAAGAAAAAGCTAATGTAATCACACAAGGCTTTGGACCTTATAGCTCCAAAGTTTGTGTTTGGTAAATTATAAGGTTTCTGAACTGTATTGCAAAACTAATAACTGTTTTTAAACTGGTTTCCTGAACACTCCACCAGTCTGCCATTGGTCAAACAAACAGATAGTCCCGCCTCAAGCTCATGCTATTGGTTTAGCCAATGTCACTGCAaatagtttttactgtattacatgtttaattttttttaataaaaaaatattaaaatgagaCATAAGGCTCATAAGGAGCCTAAAATAGAACAGCATGGCATATTTTGACAAATATCTCAGGGTTCATTGTACTAGGTTCATGTAGCATTTTCCTATTCAGGCTGTTGTTGTGTTCTGCAGGGGCCGTTAAACACAATGTGCATTTGCATcaaaaaaaacttgtgaaaaatGATCACAGCAGAGTAGTAATGTCTGTATATGATCATATAGTTTTAACAAAGACGCTGTTCAGATTGCATTATTTCTTGAAGAACAATGATGGAGAGCAGGTCATTCAAAcgaaatgtgatgcaaacaatggacaatatatcaatatttaatgGATTTAACGCTTTTGTGTGAAAGAATATAAAGCAATTATTGCGATTATTGAATGAGTTTGTATTTGGGGATTTATGAGTTaagaaaagaaagagttctAATGGATTTGGGGTTGTTTTCATTCCAGTCAGAAAGGGAGAAAGACTTTCCCTTTTTCTTTTACtggattttgtttttcttttttggttgaGAACATTAGACTTTGTGACTTGAGCTTGATTATGATCCTACATTTCTCAGATAGCCACTGGAGGGCGTCACATGTACTCTTCAAAACTGCTTCAGTTCAGTCCTCATATCTCTCTTATTGCTTGAATAATGAGCAGAAAGTGTTTCCAAATTCTGTGACCAAAGACACACTGGTGTTTCTCAAAGCTGTGCTCTAGAGTAAAAGgcaaagattaaaaaaataaatgaatgtctAGTAAAATTACATAATTCCCTGGTGGACGCACTGAAAACCAGCTCGTTTCTCAAATGATCAGACTGGAGTGTGAACAACAGTGACTGATGTCGATTCATTCACTTCTCTTCAAACTAAATGTCTGTTAATGAAATCCTGTCCGATGTCTTGTCAGCTTTATTTCCAGCTTTCAATTCATTTTGAATTCCATCTGAAATCATCTATtagttttcttttaaatgtgtCAGATAACTGAGCACTTCAGACTGATTTAAGCACAAGTTTTTCTTGTTTCTTCTTTCCAAAAATATACTGATTGAGTTTCTTTACCTTTGACCAGCTGTATATTGCTTAATTTTGACCTTCCTTCTTGTACTTTAAAGATTTGCTTGCTCTTCAcagtccatttaaaaaaatgctggccTCAGTTTGTGGACACAATAATGTTCGGGAACCTGCAGAGAGAATCTGAATAGTTTCAGGTTAAGAGTTTAAGTTTGTCACTATTTTGTCCTTAACCTAAAAGTGTCTTATAAAGTAAATTACTACccatgaacacacaaaaaaagaaagaagctgAGAGAATCCTATTCATATTGAAACTGACAGTCTcctatttattaataaattaaaataacattgctTTATAAGATATTTTGTCTACTTTTATTCTTATGTTTCTAAGGCCTTTGTCCATCAAAGATCATTGTTTTCCGTACACATACTAGACTTCATTTCTGAGcctttttgtttaatttagaaGAATAAAACcctaaacaacaaaaatcatttgctgaaaataatgtatttacAACTCAAACAGCAGTTTAACATTTTATACTAGCtacactagaaaaaaatatgcagGGTTAATTAATTGACATGTGTTGGGCTAATTAGTGAAGACTTTAAAACCCTCAGTTTGTCCTTCTTCTAGAAAAGAGATTGTGTGAGAGTGAAATATTGTACAataagtgtgaaaatatgaaGCAATTATTGTGATTATTGAATGAGTTTGTATTTGGGGATTTATGAGTTaagaaaagaaagagttctAATGGATTTGGGGTTATTTTCATTTCAGTCAAGGAGGGAGAAGGACTTTCCCTTTTTTTAACtggattttgtttttctttttttgttgagAACatgggtgcgttcacacttgtcatgtttggtttgattaaaacgaaccctggtgcgattgctcggcgcggttcatttgaacgtatgtgaacgctgccatccgaaccctggtacgcaccaaacaagcggattcagaccgctgaaaagatgggtctcggtccgcttccaaatggactctggtgcggttctaatgatatatgaacgcaacacggactaaatgtaaacgaaccaaaaacaggaagacgagaccctaaaatggacagaatcctCATGCATGTCTgtttttctcgtcatagacgcgagtttgcccatcacaggcatcagacgcgcgtctccacgcagcagatcatttgtgtgcaTGATAGATGGATTCCCGctgctgttttgactactttgcacattttataagctcttcatgagttcccagctggccaaaataccatcacatacgcaccgctacacacacacaacgagcgcatttatctcagcacacagcattgttttggatgttcggtaagttccgtctcaaaataggcaatacgtcataaatcagaccaatcacgttgtgaatgtatccctatgccttaaggttcggtatcttttggttcggtgataaaattgccaatctgaacgctaatcggaccaggactaaatgttttttttttttttttttgtccggaccaaatgaatcaaacgaaccgaactacaagtgtgaacgcacccaaGTCAGACGCTTCAGACGCGCGTCAAATTCGCTTTATTCGCGCgtctaaacaaagtgtgttcagacgcgaattggcgtcatgggaggggcttccatctctttctgcacagatcctctgaataaacgCATCATCTCGTCAGTTGGAAACTAGTAGCTGCAACTTAACTCGGTTATGCTGGCCGGCTTTTGATAGCAGGTGGGCTAgtatcaacggctaaaatcatgcaaagtgttttacaactaaccagaCTACCCTATTTCTTCGCTTatcctcttccaggcaaggtcctttttattcctgtctcgataAAAATATGATGACACATCATAGAGCTCAGGGTGGCCACACACAGCGACTATTAGTTTGTCCTCCATCTTTGTTGTGGTCTCCACCGCTGATCACGTCATAAACACATTAAAGGTGACATTGAATtgtaaattgaatttaccttggcatagttgaataacaagagttcagtacatggaaaagacatacagtgagtctcaaactccattgtttcctccttcttatgtaaatctcatttgtgtaaaagacctcagaagaacaggcgaatctcaacataacaccgactgttacgtaacagtcagattattaatatgtatgaccagGGGTGGAAATGGGGGGTAACGCGAGGGGACAGCGTCCCCGGAGTGAATTTCCAGTTCaaattgttttgatttttttttttttttgaatagaaATGAAGGGATTTCTGTATTTATTCACTCAATAGCCTACGAAAACGAAACCGATTCAGCGCAAAAACAGCGCAATAAAATTGCATGATTATTCATAAAAAGATTGCAATCTGaattcaaacacccacgcgaTCTTACTCAGTGCTTGAAGTGGGCCGGTACGCATTCTATTCAGAATGTAGTAAAACTTTATGGAGAAAGTCATCATGATCTAAAAACAGCCAGTAAAAAGACTGATAAAAAGAGGGGAAAACATGATGATTATCTTGCAAGCTTTTTAAACTTCTCATTACCACCTTTACTAGAATTGATCacgttctattgtatttattgtggTACATTTTAACTAACTTGCTTgaagaatttaaaatatataatctattaaggcaatagatttaaaaaagagaaaaaagttaaCATTGCCCTAAGCATGCAATGAGGAGCCATCAATGGTCTAGCTGTAATTATATCCTTATTGTAACAATTACAAGAACTACTTTTTCATAAGGCCAAGTACAAGTTAAAATCATGGATCTTCTTGAATTATTGACTAAACTTTAGTTTTCCTCATGTGTAAAAATGTGTTCTGCTAATATGACAGATATGCCCATTAGGAAAAACCTGGCTGTATTCCAATAATCAACAAGTTCGGTATAAGAACATTTGAAGTAGATAGTTTGACTTCCCATGGTACTTTGTAAACAAGCAATTGTTAACTATAGGCTGTTACTTTGTTGCAGTTGTGTTATCAACCAACTTTGCATGTGTGGaccatttttcaaaaataaagcaacaaacaaataaataaaccttGCGAGGGAGCAAACCCAAACTCCTTCCATCCCAAATGGAAGTgaacaaaatagagtaaattaccctttgaaagtaacttgatacttcaaataaagattgcatcaattacatcgttacaccagtaggtggcgaaaAATGATcgttaaaaatgtattcatcattgaatcattcattacaAAGAATTATGATTTATCTATGAAACAAGTGACATCTTTAtaattgagtcattgaatcatttattcaaaccGATTTTTATaacataattcattcaaaataattaatgtttttttgtaaatagACTGCAGAAACTAACATGATGTCAGAAtcagtaaattacattttttttttagttgtctatttagaatcatgggagaattgtggaaaaaaaaaatgtgattctcAATTTCCAGAATCTTGCAGCTTATTGAGTAAAAATCAGCAGTTGAAATTATTTCAGCGAATATTAGAATAAAACTGCATGTTCAGgtagcaatgttttttttttttttttttttttttaaactccatgTCTATGGTAACATCCtcaaaaagttttataaaatgataaacatcacatttcaaCCCTTTTAACCATTGTTTAAGAAAAGGGATGAGTGAATATTATTGTATTCACATTATTATCCaaattattttgctttttagAATGCACATCAGCTTCATTTTGCATTCAAACTGAATTCccttttaaatgtgtatttgttGATTTTCAAAGTATACTAAAATGAGCGGTAGCCATCCAAAACATTCAGTTTTTAACCTGaggacaaatgtatttaaaatgtttgtgacCTGTTCAATTCAGTCTGCACTACATATGCAAATTCCTAGACAATGTATCTTTAATTTGGCCAAACTTAAAcaggttattttattttattttattcatatgtttgTGCCACACACAATTCATAAATGTTGTTCATTGACCTTTCAATGTGCTTGCTTgataattaagaaaatattgTTTGGAGGAAACATGAAATAGGCCTGTTTAATGTTAGCAtattatataattgtataatattttatactTAAATATATCTGAAAAGTCAttgaaagtaaaagaaaaaaaatccttccCATACAGAGTCCCCCCAGTGCATCTCAGCCATTTCCAGCCCtgtgtatgaccccaatatttgcatatgccagctcatgttcaaggcattacacaagggcagccagtattaacgtctggatctgtgcacagctgaatcatcagactaggtaagcaagcaagaacaacaacgaaaaatggcagatggagcgaaaTACAGTAATATCTTTTTAGATGAATTCTCTGCATTTTTAACCTCTCTATGTACCTTTTCACCTAATATTATTCTACTGGGtgattttaacattcatgtGGACAATGTCAGTAACCCACTCACAAGAGACTTCATTTCTTGCCTGGACAGTTTTGGTCTCCAGCAATATGTGGACTTTCCAACCCACTGTAGAGGTCACACTCTGGATCTTGTCTGTTGTTCAGGTGTTA comes from Chanodichthys erythropterus isolate Z2021 chromosome 6, ASM2448905v1, whole genome shotgun sequence and encodes:
- the LOC137021835 gene encoding NTPase KAP family P-loop domain-containing protein 1-like, encoding MAIEKVTYFPFDNVYAYALSKTLTKVSSPVTVGLYSECHNRINMVLENIEVHMNKEAKSRAEKYTQEPKPRSIIASISNKLSLIWRLLFYQPVWTKQNQNTKNIRFLFVRFSAWHFAGSDLLWAALVMQLCTALQNSFGKLHLGLFRIVQHNEKKDAGKKKIEDITENWRSKMLGCIPIWVLILIGLPVSLIVLVPLIIYGFPYLLTLLGGPSNVTSSGYGVLEGVAIALLGVPAFGVLRFIFLLLKNLLFNQDLKIRQGLDNKKVSQQLGLMHEVRKEMRLLCCFIYFMEIFERKRIRVVLEITNLDRCTPMKIVGVLDAINILLSDEESPFISVLAVDPEVLVRQVQQAEDCLSKRDSAYDFLDRIITLPFTIPPLSDASKSRVFKNIVLGQSENPEDIPPEETVEYASGHPRTSFSAEDEYSVLYSTEEVFINIPLISKTRNFETFAAEELNLNKVDTLIESAFSCIFSRDKSKLQSYISGDTMSMRRVINSIRVTIMIIEIQKLEPPPPEKIAAWVVLVDRWPCRLSWIIQCVEDDQQSAKIDESFCAAYNTKTLWEVFNYNSLELCIIGYEVENFLENDGDPELFETFLRKDFVFTVEELEMFKFCTVNLNYSMKNELTRVRGSHRLKKAGRNAFQSLSSRTVMNMKTEDICQELKNLSFPEKYLKTVRKHFIDGRTILFGDPKELRKVLQMTLGEWTAFKIHFLGVMTPSMAKTQDEP